The Streptomyces sp. NBC_00162 sequence GATGGCCTGCCCGGCCACCAGGGAGCTGGCGGCGAAGGCCATCGCCTCGGCCAGCCGGGCGGGCTCCACGACGCGCTCGGTGAGGGCGAACGCGGTGATCAGGTGCGGGGCGTAGGCCGCGCCGAGCACGGTGACGACCAGGTACAGCGGCCACAGGGAGTCGGTGAAGAGCAGCGGTACGGAGAGCACCAGCGCGGCGCCGGTCGCCACCCGCCAGCGCAGCCGCAGCCCGAAGCGGGCGGGCAGCGCGCCGAGCGAGATGCCGACGACGGCGCTGACGACGCCCATGGCGGCGTATACGACGGCGGCCTGGTCGGGGACGCCCAGCCGCATGGTGAGCGCGGCGATCCCGGCCTGGCAGGCGCCGAACATGGCGCCCTGGAGGGCGAGCGAGCCGCGGACGGCGTGGACCACGCGCGGCTGCCGGACCCGGACCTTGCGCTCCTTGCTCCGCTCCTTGCTCCGCGCCTTCACTGCGGGGCCGTCCGTGACGGCGGCGGTCGGGTGCAGCGCGAAGGCGGTGCCGAAGACGGCGACGAGGACGGCGGCGCCGCCGAGGGCGACCGCGGGGTGCGCGACGATCGAGGCGAGTCCGACGAAGGCCGGGCCGAGGACGAAGGAGACCTCGTCCAGGGTGCCTTCGAGCGAGTGGACGGCGCCCACCACGCTCTCCTCGGACTTGGCGCGGTGCGCCAGGGCCACGGAGCGGGTCCGGGCGAGCGGCCCGATCAGCGGGATGGAGGCGCCCGCGACGGCTCCGACGGCGGCGAGCGGGACGGTGGCGAGGTGGCCGAGGGCCCCGGCCACCAGGGCGGCGGTCGCGACGGCGTTGACCGCGGCGGCGGTCAGTACGACGGGCCGCTGGCCGTACCGGTCGGCGAGCCGGCCCAGGACGGGTCCGAAGACCACCTGACCGGCGGAGAGGGTGCCGCCGACGATGGCGCCGGTGGCGATCGAGCCGCTGGTCTGGGCGACCAGCACCACGCTGCCGAACTGGGACATCGCGACGGGCAGTCGGGCAAAGAACGAGATGAGCGGAAGTAGGGGCCCGGTCAGGGCGATGACTCTTCGATAGGTGTTGACGGTTCCAACCACTTGAGCAACGCTAACCCGGCGCAGTCACTCGTATGCATTGGGTAATGGCACGGAATCCGGCAGGCTGGGTACGTACGTTCTCATGAGCCTGCCGCGGTCAAGCATCCATTCGGAATCTGATGTTCCGACACCTGTCACTCCGGCGTCGACCTACCGCCTCCAGCTGCGTCCGGAGTTCCCGTTCGCGGCGGCCGAGGAAGCCGTACCGTACCTCGCCTCGCTCGGCGTCTCGCACCTGCACCTCTCCCCCGTCCTGGAGGCGGTGCCCGGCTCGGCGCACGGCTACGACGTCACCGACCACTCCCGGGTGCGCGAGGAGCTGGGGGGCGAGCCGGGCCTGAGGTCGCTGGGCGCGGCCGCCCGGGCGCACGGGATGGGCCTGGTGCTCGACATCGTGCCGAACCACATGGCGGTACCGGCGCCGCTGCGGCTGAACCGGCCGCTGTGGGAGGTGCTGCGGGAGGGGCCGGGCTCGCCGTTCGCGCGCTGGTTCGACATCGACTGGGAGGCGGGCGGCGGGCAGGTGCTGCTGCCGGTGCTCGCCGGGCCGGTGGAGTCCTGCGAGCTGAGGGCCGACGGGCAGGTGCTGCGCTACGGGGAGCAGGAGTTCCCGCTGCGGGAGGGCACCGCGGGGCTGGCGCTGCCCGAGCTGCTGGCCGCGCAGTGGTACCGGCCGGCCTGGTGGCGGGAGGCCCGTACCGGGCTCAACTACCGGCGCTTCTTCACGATTTCGGAGCTGATCGGGGTCCGGGTGGAGGACCCCGAGGTGTTCACGGCCACCCACGCCAAGGTGCTGGAGCTGGTCCGGGACGGGGTGGCGGACGGACTGCGGATCGACCACGTGGACGGGCTGGCGGATCCCGAGGAGTACCTGCGGCGGCTGCGGGCGGCGGCGGGGCCGCACTGCTGGGTGGTGGTGGAGAAGATCCTGGCCCGGCACGAGCGGCTGCCGCCCTCCTGGCCGGTGGCGGGGACCACCGGGTACGACGCGCTGCACCGGGTGGACGGGGTGTTCACCGATCCGGCCGGCACTGCCAAACTGGCGCGGAGGTACGTGGAGTTCACCGGCAACCCCGAGTGGGCGCGGACCGCCGACGAGAGCGCACGGGAGGTGCTGACCGGCGACCTGGCCGCCGAGCTGGGCGCGCTGGAACGGCAGGCCGGTCCGGAATTGGCCTCTGCGGTACAAGAGTTGCTGATCGCCTATCCGGTCTACCGGCCCTACCCCGGCGAGCCGGAGCCGGACCCGCAGGCCGTGCAGCGGGCGGCCTCGGTGGCCGGTCCGGGTGCGGTGGGCGGTGTACGGGAGCTGCTGCTGCGGGATCCCGCCTTCGCGGCCCGCTTCGCCCAGACCTCGGCCGCGCTGCGCGCCAAGTCCCTGGAGGACCGGGCCTTCTACCGGTACGCACCCCTGCTGTCGGCCACCGAGGTCGGCGGCGACCCCGGCCAACCGGCGGTGTCGGCGGAGGAGTTCCACGCGTACTGCGACCGGCTGGAGCGGGAGTGGCCCCGGTCCGGGACGGTGCTGTCCACGCACGACACCAAGCGCAGCGCGGACGTCCGGGCCAGGATCTCGGTGCTGTCGCAGGCGCCGCAGCCGATGGACGGGCTCGGCGGCCCGGACCCGGGGCTGGCGTGGACGGCCCGGCAGACCGCGCTGGGCCTCGGGGAGGTTCCGCAGGCAGTGCCCCGGCTGACCGAGGCACTGCTCAAGGGGGCCCGGGAGGCCGCCCTGCACACCAGCTGGACGGAGCGGAACGAGGCCTACGAGGCGACCGTGGCGGGATACGCCCCCGGCCCCCTCGACCTGCCGCCGGAGCTGGCGGAGGCGGCCCGCGCCAACCTGCTCGGCATGGCGCTGCTGCACCTGACGATGCCCGGGGTGCCGGAGGTCTACCAGGGCGCGGAGACGGAGTACCGGGCCCTGGTGGACCCGGACAACCGGCGCCCGGCCCGCTTCCCTCGCGAGGAACTGGCCCGGCTGGACGCGGGGGCCGCGCCGTCCGGACCGGCCGAGGAGAAGCTGGCCCTGACGGCCGCCGTGCTGCGGCTGCGCCGGGACCGGCCGGGCCTGTTCGCCGGGTACGCCCCGCTGCAGGCCAGTGGCCCGGCGGCGGACCACTGCCTGGCCTTCGCCCGCTCGCCCGGCCTGGTGGTGGTGGCCACCCGGCTCTCGCACCGGCTGGCCGGCGCGGGGGGCTGGCGCGGCACCACCCTGCCACTGCCGCCGGGCCGCTGGCTGCCGCTGCACGACGGGAGCCCGTACGAGGCCGGGGTACGGCTGTCCGAACTGCTGGCCGCCCGGCCCGTGGCGGTCCTACTCCGGCACCAGTAGCCCGGCGAAGGCGGCCGCCGCGCCGGTCAGCGGGACCCTGGAGAAGACCGCCAGGGGCCGGTGCCACGGCGGGTCGAGGGAGAGCAGCACGCAGTCCTCGCCGACGGCGCCCCGGACCATGTGGGCCGGGGCCATGACGATGCCCACCCCGGCGGCCGCCATCCGTACGGCCGTCGAGGTGTGTTCCGTACGCAGCACCGTGCGCGGGGTGAACCCCGCCTCGCCGCACGCCCAGTCGAGGACGGGCTGCCCGTGCACCAGCGGTTCCATGGCGCAGCGGATCCAGTCGCGGTCGGCGAGCTCGGTGAGCCGGACTGTGCCCCGCCCGCCCAGGGGGTCGTCGAAGGGCACCACGATCACCAGCTCCTCCCGGCCGATGCGGAGCACCGGACCGGTCCACTCCTTGGGTTCCGGGCCGACCGCGAGGTCGGCGACGCCCCGCTCCAGCTGTTCCTCCAGGGCCTCCGTGGAGCCGTACTCCCGCACCATCAGCGCCACTCCCGGGTGCAGGGTCCGCCAGCGGGCGGCAACGGCCGGGAGCAGGCCGACGGCGATGGCATGGACGGTGGCGAGGTGCAGTTCACCGCCTTGCGCCCCGGCGGCGGCGCGGGCGGCCCGCTCGGCCTGGCGGGCGCTGCGGACGGCGAGCTGGGCGTGCGGTAGGAAGGCGCGGCCCATGGGGGTGAGCCGGACCCCGCGCGGCATGCGTTCCAGCAGCTCGCCGCCCACGGACCGCTCCAGGGCCTTGACCTGGTGGGAGAGGGCGGGCTGGGTGACGTGCAGGGATTCGGCGGCCCGGGTGAAGGAGGACTCCTCCACGACGGTGAGGAAGTACTCCATCTGACGCAGGCTCATGGACCGGAAGCATAAAGCCGGAAGCATAAACAACGTGCATGGCAACGAGAAGATCATTGCCTTGGATTCATGGGAACGGACCGCGCAGGCTGTACACATGAACAGCGACAGCAGCACCGTAGATGTGATCGTGATCGGCGGCGGCACGGGCGGCTACAGCACGGCCCTGCGCGCCTCGGCCCTCGGTCTGACCGTCCTCCTCGCCGAACGCGACAAGGTCGGCGGGACCTGCCTGCACCGCGGGTGCATCCCCAGCAAGGCCATGCTGCACGCGGCCGAACTCGTCGACGGCATAGCCGAGGCGCGCGAGCGCTGGGGGGTGCGGGCGAGCGTGGAGTCGGTGGACTGGCCGGCCCTGACCGCCACCCGCGACGACATCGTCTCCCACAACCACAAGGGCGTGGAAGGCCACTTGGAGCGCGCCGGGGTGCGCGTGGTGCGCAGCGGTGCCCGGCTGACCGGGCCGCGGTCGATCCGGACCGAGGACGGCCGGGAGTTCACGGCCACCTGCGGGATCGTGCTGGCCACCGGGTCCCGGCCGCGTACCCTGCCCGGGCTGGAGCCCGACGGGCACACGGTGGTCACCAGCGACGACGCATTGTTCGCCCCCGGGCTGCCGGCCTCGGTGCTGGTGCTGGGCGGCGGGGCGATCGGGGTGGAGTACGCCTCCTTCCACCGGTCCATGGGCGCGGAGGTGACCCTGGTCGAAGCCGCGGACCGGCTGGTTCCGCTGGAGGACGCGGACGTGTCCCGCCACCTGGCGCGGGGCCTGAAGAAGCGCGGGATCGACGTGCAGACGGGGGCCCGGCTGGAGAAGGCCGAGCGGCTGGAGGCCGGGGGCGTACGGGCCACCGTGCGCACGGCGCGCGGGGAACTGCGGGAGCTCCGGGCGGAGCGGTTGCTCGTGGCGGTCGGGCGGGTTCCGGTCACCGACGGGCTGGACCTCGCGGCGGCCGGACTGGCCACCGACGAGCGGGGGTTCGTGGCGCCGGCCGACTGGTCCCGGCTGGAGACCGCCGTCCCGGGGATCCACGTGGTGGGCGACCTGCTGCCGCCGCCCTCGCTCGGCCTGGCACACGCCTCCTTCGCGGAG is a genomic window containing:
- a CDS encoding MFS transporter, translating into MVGTVNTYRRVIALTGPLLPLISFFARLPVAMSQFGSVVLVAQTSGSIATGAIVGGTLSAGQVVFGPVLGRLADRYGQRPVVLTAAAVNAVATAALVAGALGHLATVPLAAVGAVAGASIPLIGPLARTRSVALAHRAKSEESVVGAVHSLEGTLDEVSFVLGPAFVGLASIVAHPAVALGGAAVLVAVFGTAFALHPTAAVTDGPAVKARSKERSKERKVRVRQPRVVHAVRGSLALQGAMFGACQAGIAALTMRLGVPDQAAVVYAAMGVVSAVVGISLGALPARFGLRLRWRVATGAALVLSVPLLFTDSLWPLYLVVTVLGAAYAPHLITAFALTERVVEPARLAEAMAFAASSLVAGQAIALPLSGRLAESYGPAAAFAVAVGAAALCLTLALLTRVPAARTHGKAFIPAQQTGSPAVGESSAYAGR
- the treY gene encoding malto-oligosyltrehalose synthase codes for the protein MSLPRSSIHSESDVPTPVTPASTYRLQLRPEFPFAAAEEAVPYLASLGVSHLHLSPVLEAVPGSAHGYDVTDHSRVREELGGEPGLRSLGAAARAHGMGLVLDIVPNHMAVPAPLRLNRPLWEVLREGPGSPFARWFDIDWEAGGGQVLLPVLAGPVESCELRADGQVLRYGEQEFPLREGTAGLALPELLAAQWYRPAWWREARTGLNYRRFFTISELIGVRVEDPEVFTATHAKVLELVRDGVADGLRIDHVDGLADPEEYLRRLRAAAGPHCWVVVEKILARHERLPPSWPVAGTTGYDALHRVDGVFTDPAGTAKLARRYVEFTGNPEWARTADESAREVLTGDLAAELGALERQAGPELASAVQELLIAYPVYRPYPGEPEPDPQAVQRAASVAGPGAVGGVRELLLRDPAFAARFAQTSAALRAKSLEDRAFYRYAPLLSATEVGGDPGQPAVSAEEFHAYCDRLEREWPRSGTVLSTHDTKRSADVRARISVLSQAPQPMDGLGGPDPGLAWTARQTALGLGEVPQAVPRLTEALLKGAREAALHTSWTERNEAYEATVAGYAPGPLDLPPELAEAARANLLGMALLHLTMPGVPEVYQGAETEYRALVDPDNRRPARFPREELARLDAGAAPSGPAEEKLALTAAVLRLRRDRPGLFAGYAPLQASGPAADHCLAFARSPGLVVVATRLSHRLAGAGGWRGTTLPLPPGRWLPLHDGSPYEAGVRLSELLAARPVAVLLRHQ
- a CDS encoding LysR family transcriptional regulator translates to MSLRQMEYFLTVVEESSFTRAAESLHVTQPALSHQVKALERSVGGELLERMPRGVRLTPMGRAFLPHAQLAVRSARQAERAARAAAGAQGGELHLATVHAIAVGLLPAVAARWRTLHPGVALMVREYGSTEALEEQLERGVADLAVGPEPKEWTGPVLRIGREELVIVVPFDDPLGGRGTVRLTELADRDWIRCAMEPLVHGQPVLDWACGEAGFTPRTVLRTEHTSTAVRMAAAGVGIVMAPAHMVRGAVGEDCVLLSLDPPWHRPLAVFSRVPLTGAAAAFAGLLVPE
- the lpdA gene encoding dihydrolipoyl dehydrogenase, which translates into the protein MNSDSSTVDVIVIGGGTGGYSTALRASALGLTVLLAERDKVGGTCLHRGCIPSKAMLHAAELVDGIAEARERWGVRASVESVDWPALTATRDDIVSHNHKGVEGHLERAGVRVVRSGARLTGPRSIRTEDGREFTATCGIVLATGSRPRTLPGLEPDGHTVVTSDDALFAPGLPASVLVLGGGAIGVEYASFHRSMGAEVTLVEAADRLVPLEDADVSRHLARGLKKRGIDVQTGARLEKAERLEAGGVRATVRTARGELRELRAERLLVAVGRVPVTDGLDLAAAGLATDERGFVAPADWSRLETAVPGIHVVGDLLPPPSLGLAHASFAEGLLVAETLAGVASAPVDYAAVPRVTYSAPQTAAVGLTEAQAREAAHDVVVNTKPLTAVAKGMVHGQGGMVKVVAERGGRVLGVHLVGPHVSEMIAESQLIVGWDAEPGDVARHVHAHPTLSEAVGEAFLTLAGRGLHQQ